In one Methylobacterium sp. SyP6R genomic region, the following are encoded:
- a CDS encoding ABC transporter permease, which produces MDWSVPKFPLDTLSDQGLDWLTDHGAWLTRAVSRSVSDWIDVLTTALVAVPPWLFIGLAAFGTYKIGGRRIGLLTLFGLLFLWDLRLWQATVETLVLVTLSTVTALVIGIPVGIWFALSQRAWRAFSPILDMMQTLPSFVYLIPALPFFGLGAVSACFATIVFSVPPVIRLTALGIRNVPSELVEASDAFGGSTTQKLFKVQLPLALPTIMAGVNQTMMLALSMVVIAAMIGAGGLGRAVWQSIQRLEAGAGFEAGIGIVILAVILDRSTQALAARARPHGSA; this is translated from the coding sequence ATGGACTGGAGCGTCCCAAAATTCCCCCTCGACACGCTCAGCGACCAAGGCCTCGACTGGCTCACCGACCATGGCGCTTGGCTGACCCGCGCGGTCAGCCGCTCGGTCTCCGACTGGATCGACGTGCTGACCACGGCGCTCGTCGCGGTCCCGCCCTGGCTCTTCATCGGGCTCGCCGCCTTCGGCACCTACAAGATCGGCGGGCGCAGGATCGGGCTGCTGACGCTGTTCGGCCTTCTGTTCCTCTGGGACCTGCGGTTGTGGCAGGCGACGGTCGAGACCCTCGTCCTCGTCACCCTGTCGACCGTCACCGCCCTGGTGATCGGCATTCCGGTCGGGATCTGGTTCGCCCTGAGCCAGCGCGCCTGGCGGGCCTTCTCGCCGATCCTCGACATGATGCAGACGCTGCCGAGCTTCGTGTACCTGATCCCGGCGCTTCCCTTCTTCGGCCTCGGCGCGGTGTCGGCGTGCTTTGCCACGATCGTGTTCTCGGTGCCGCCGGTGATCCGGCTGACGGCGCTCGGCATCCGCAACGTGCCCTCCGAGCTCGTCGAGGCCTCGGACGCCTTCGGCGGCTCGACCACCCAGAAGCTGTTCAAGGTGCAGTTGCCGCTCGCGCTGCCGACCATCATGGCCGGCGTCAACCAGACGATGATGCTCGCCCTGTCGATGGTGGTCATCGCCGCGATGATCGGGGCCGGCGGCCTCGGCCGGGCGGTGTGGCAATCGATCCAGCGCCTCGAGGCCGGGGCGGGCTTCGAGGCCGGCATCGGCATCGTGATCCTGGCGGTCATCCTCGACCGCTCGACCCAGGCGCTCGCCGCCCGCGCCCGGCCGCACGGCAGCGCCTGA
- a CDS encoding L-serine ammonia-lyase: MISAFDLFKIGIGPSSSHTIGPMVAARRFRDRIAPRHDVARVTAEIFGSLAWTGRGHGTDVAIALGLLGHDPATIDPDRVGGYTKDLAETGETGLPGVAFAPDKDLIFNFKDLLPRHTNGMRFRAHDSSGAILDEVVCYSVGGGFVESEGEAVDAGIEAVAVPHPFDSGADLLAICAATGLTIPQVQRENERALRADEAIDAGLDAIRDAMLACIARGLRMDGVLPGGLKVRRRARRLHATLDANRLSNSRPAHEVMDWISLFALAVNEENASGGRVVTAPTNGAAGIVPAVLRYIVDFCPGWSEERGRDYLLAAAAIGGLIKRRASISGAEVGCQGEVGSAAAMAAAGLATVLGGCPRQVANAAEIAMEHHLGMTCDPVGGLVQVPCIERNAFGANKAVAAASLALHGDGVHFVSLDQVIETMRQTGHDMQDKYKETSLGGLAVNVAAC, from the coding sequence ATGATCAGCGCCTTCGATCTGTTCAAGATCGGCATCGGCCCGTCGAGTTCGCACACGATCGGGCCGATGGTGGCGGCGCGCCGCTTCCGCGACCGCATCGCCCCGCGCCACGACGTGGCGCGGGTGACGGCCGAGATCTTCGGCTCGCTCGCCTGGACCGGGCGGGGCCACGGCACCGATGTCGCGATCGCGCTCGGGCTGCTCGGGCACGACCCGGCGACCATCGATCCCGACCGGGTCGGCGGCTACACGAAAGACCTCGCCGAAACCGGCGAGACCGGCCTGCCGGGCGTCGCCTTCGCGCCGGACAAGGACCTGATCTTCAACTTCAAGGATCTGCTGCCGCGCCACACCAACGGCATGCGGTTCCGTGCCCACGATTCCAGCGGCGCCATCCTCGACGAGGTGGTGTGCTACTCGGTCGGCGGCGGCTTCGTCGAGAGCGAGGGCGAGGCGGTCGATGCCGGCATCGAGGCGGTGGCGGTCCCGCACCCGTTCGACAGCGGCGCCGACCTCCTGGCGATCTGCGCCGCGACCGGCCTCACCATCCCGCAGGTGCAGCGGGAGAACGAGCGCGCGCTCCGCGCCGACGAGGCGATCGATGCCGGGCTCGACGCGATCCGCGACGCGATGCTCGCCTGCATCGCCCGCGGCCTGCGGATGGACGGGGTGCTGCCCGGCGGCCTCAAGGTGCGCCGCCGCGCCCGGCGCCTGCATGCGACGCTCGACGCGAACCGGCTCTCCAACAGCCGGCCGGCCCACGAGGTGATGGACTGGATCAGCCTGTTCGCCCTGGCGGTGAACGAGGAGAACGCATCGGGCGGCCGGGTCGTCACCGCGCCGACCAACGGGGCGGCGGGCATCGTCCCGGCGGTCCTGCGCTACATCGTCGATTTCTGTCCCGGCTGGAGCGAGGAACGCGGCCGCGACTACCTGCTGGCGGCTGCCGCGATCGGCGGCCTGATCAAGCGCCGCGCCTCGATCTCCGGCGCCGAGGTCGGGTGCCAGGGCGAGGTCGGCTCGGCCGCCGCCATGGCGGCGGCGGGGCTCGCGACGGTGCTCGGCGGCTGCCCGCGCCAGGTGGCGAACGCCGCCGAGATCGCCATGGAGCACCATCTCGGCATGACCTGCGATCCGGTCGGCGGGCTGGTCCAGGTGCCCTGCATCGAGCGCAACGCCTTCGGCGCCAACAAGGCGGTCGCCGCCGCCTCCCTGGCGCTCCACGGCGACGGCGTGCATTTCGTCAGCCTCGACCAAGTCATCGAGACGATGCGCCAGACCGGGCACGACATGCAGGACAAGTACAAGGAGACCTCGCTCGGGGGTCTCGCGGTGAACGTGGCAGCGTGCTGA
- a CDS encoding sarcosine oxidase subunit alpha family protein — MAQPFRLSRGGRIDRTRPVRFTFNGRTVEGFHSDSVASALLANGIHLVGRSFKYHRPRGILSHGPDEPSALLSVDRGPGRIDPNNRASVVEARDGLKTLSQNHWPSLEHDIGAVNDLLSTVFVAGFYYKTFMWPRKFWDKVYEPFIRAAAGLGKAPAVPDPDRYANRHAHCDVLVVGAGPAGLAAALAAARTGKRVILADEGPEPGGTLLHDVTAEIEGRPAAEWLSATLAELDSRENVILLSRTTAFGYYNHNHVALAERITDHLPNPGTAPRERLWQVRAGEVVLAGGSHERPLVFADNDRPGILLAESARVFINRYGVAPGRRIVFATSGASAYAAALDAKAAGLAVTLVDLRNDSECGPELARLKAAGVEVLTGHTVIGAKGTKRVTGLIVAPVDRAGRCGAHRVLDCDCVGMSGGWTPAVHLFSQSRGKLAYDERLDAFLPGTSAQAERSAGASKGTYDLAAVLAEGFAAGAAAAGSEERKTFTASPTLTGFKPVRAMPTDADPTKVRAFVDFQNDVTAKDIKLAVREGFHSIEHVKRYTTTGMATDQGKTSNMNALGIVAGQLDKTLPGVGTTTFRPPYTPVTFGTLVGPARHALFDPIRTTPIHDWAEAQGATFENVALWRRAWYFPKTGEDIHAAVARECEAVRKGVGIFDASTLGKIEVVGPDAAEFMNRIYINPWLKLEVGRCRYGLMLKEDGYILDDGVVARIAPDCFHVTTTTGGAPRVLAHMEDYLQTEWPDLKVFLTSTTEQWAVIALQGPKAREVIAPLVDGIDLSPEAFPHMAMRQGTICGVPTRLFRVSFTGELGFEINVPSDHAKAVWEAIWEAGQQHGITPYGTETMHVLRAEKGYIIIGQETDGTVTPDDVGLAGMIAKAKKDFVGKRSLTRPDVVASGRKQLVGLVTDDPKLVLDEGAQIVDDPGQPIPMRMLGHVTSSYWSPNCGRSIAMALVADGRALQGRPLHVTTPEGFARVTVVDPVFFDPKGERIHA; from the coding sequence ATGGCACAGCCGTTCAGATTGTCCCGCGGCGGTCGCATCGACCGCACGCGCCCGGTCCGCTTCACCTTCAACGGTCGCACCGTCGAGGGCTTCCACAGCGACAGCGTCGCCTCGGCGTTGCTCGCCAACGGCATCCACCTCGTCGGGCGCTCGTTCAAGTACCACCGCCCGCGCGGCATCCTGAGCCACGGCCCGGACGAGCCGAGCGCGCTGCTCTCGGTCGATCGCGGGCCCGGCCGGATCGATCCGAACAACCGCGCCTCGGTGGTCGAGGCCCGCGACGGGCTCAAGACCCTGTCGCAGAACCACTGGCCGTCGCTCGAGCACGACATCGGCGCGGTCAACGACCTGCTCTCGACGGTCTTCGTCGCCGGCTTCTACTACAAGACCTTCATGTGGCCCCGGAAGTTCTGGGACAAGGTCTACGAGCCGTTCATCCGCGCCGCCGCGGGCCTCGGCAAGGCCCCGGCCGTGCCCGATCCCGACCGTTACGCCAACCGCCACGCCCATTGCGACGTGCTGGTGGTCGGCGCCGGCCCCGCGGGCCTCGCCGCGGCGCTGGCCGCCGCCCGCACCGGCAAGCGGGTGATCCTCGCCGACGAGGGCCCGGAGCCCGGCGGCACGCTGCTGCACGATGTCACCGCCGAGATCGAGGGGCGACCCGCCGCCGAATGGCTGAGTGCGACGCTGGCCGAACTCGATTCCCGCGAGAACGTCATCCTGCTCTCCCGCACCACCGCGTTCGGCTACTACAACCACAACCACGTCGCGCTGGCCGAGCGGATCACCGACCACCTGCCCAATCCCGGCACGGCGCCGCGCGAGCGGCTGTGGCAGGTCCGGGCCGGCGAGGTGGTGCTGGCCGGCGGCTCGCACGAGCGACCGCTGGTCTTCGCCGACAACGACCGCCCCGGCATCCTGCTCGCCGAGAGCGCGCGGGTGTTCATCAACCGCTACGGCGTGGCGCCGGGCCGGCGGATCGTGTTCGCGACGAGCGGCGCCTCGGCCTATGCGGCGGCCCTCGACGCCAAGGCGGCGGGCCTCGCCGTGACGCTCGTCGACCTGCGCAACGACTCCGAGTGCGGGCCCGAGCTGGCGCGCCTCAAGGCCGCCGGGGTCGAGGTCCTGACCGGCCACACCGTGATCGGCGCGAAGGGGACGAAGCGCGTCACCGGGCTGATCGTGGCGCCGGTCGACCGGGCCGGGCGCTGCGGCGCCCACCGCGTGCTCGACTGCGACTGCGTCGGCATGTCCGGCGGCTGGACCCCGGCGGTGCATCTGTTCTCGCAATCCCGCGGCAAGCTCGCCTATGACGAGCGCCTCGACGCCTTCCTGCCCGGCACCTCGGCGCAAGCCGAGCGCTCGGCGGGCGCGTCGAAGGGCACCTACGACCTGGCCGCGGTTCTCGCCGAAGGCTTCGCCGCCGGTGCGGCGGCGGCCGGCTCGGAGGAGCGCAAGACCTTCACCGCGAGCCCGACGCTGACCGGCTTCAAGCCGGTGCGGGCGATGCCGACCGATGCCGACCCGACCAAGGTCCGGGCCTTCGTCGACTTCCAGAACGACGTCACCGCCAAGGACATCAAGCTCGCGGTGCGCGAGGGCTTCCACTCGATCGAGCACGTCAAGCGGTACACCACGACCGGCATGGCGACCGACCAGGGCAAGACCTCGAACATGAACGCGCTCGGCATCGTCGCCGGGCAGCTCGACAAGACCCTGCCGGGCGTCGGCACCACGACCTTCCGGCCGCCCTATACACCGGTGACCTTCGGCACCCTGGTCGGCCCGGCGCGCCACGCCCTGTTCGATCCGATCCGCACGACGCCGATCCACGATTGGGCGGAGGCGCAGGGCGCGACCTTCGAGAACGTCGCCCTGTGGCGCCGCGCCTGGTACTTCCCCAAGACCGGCGAGGACATCCACGCCGCGGTCGCCCGCGAATGCGAGGCGGTGCGCAAGGGGGTCGGCATCTTCGACGCCTCGACGCTGGGCAAGATCGAGGTGGTCGGCCCCGACGCGGCCGAGTTCATGAACCGGATCTACATCAACCCGTGGCTGAAGCTCGAAGTCGGGCGCTGCCGCTACGGGCTGATGCTGAAGGAGGACGGCTACATCCTCGACGACGGCGTCGTCGCCCGGATCGCGCCGGATTGCTTCCACGTCACCACCACCACCGGCGGCGCGCCCCGCGTGCTCGCCCACATGGAGGATTACCTCCAGACCGAGTGGCCGGACCTCAAGGTCTTCCTGACCTCGACCACCGAGCAATGGGCGGTGATCGCCCTCCAGGGCCCGAAGGCCCGCGAGGTCATCGCCCCCCTGGTCGACGGGATCGACCTGTCGCCGGAGGCCTTCCCCCACATGGCGATGCGCCAGGGCACGATCTGCGGCGTGCCGACCCGCCTGTTCCGGGTCTCGTTCACCGGCGAGCTCGGCTTCGAGATCAACGTGCCGTCCGACCACGCCAAGGCGGTGTGGGAGGCGATCTGGGAGGCCGGCCAACAGCACGGCATCACCCCCTACGGCACCGAGACGATGCACGTGCTCCGGGCCGAGAAGGGCTACATCATCATCGGCCAGGAGACCGACGGCACGGTCACCCCGGACGATGTCGGCTTGGCCGGCATGATCGCCAAGGCCAAGAAGGACTTCGTCGGCAAGCGCTCGCTCACCCGGCCCGACGTGGTGGCGAGCGGCCGCAAGCAGCTCGTCGGCCTCGTCACCGACGATCCGAAGCTCGTCCTCGACGAGGGCGCGCAGATCGTCGACGATCCGGGCCAGCCGATCCCGATGCGGATGCTCGGCCACGTCACGTCGAGCTACTGGAGCCCGAATTGTGGCCGCTCCATCGCCATGGCCCTGGTGGCCGACGGGCGCGCGCTCCAGGGCCGCCCCCTGCACGTCACCACGCCGGAGGGTTTTGCCCGCGTCACCGTCGTCGATCCGGTCTTCTTCGATCCCAAAGGCGAGCGCATCCATGCTTGA
- a CDS encoding GlxA family transcriptional regulator — translation MDRVITAGVTGTVAAGSAAVTDEVTCVGFMLVENFSMIAFSSAIEPLRLANRAARRDLYRYSLWSENGTRCTASNGVEVQVAGSFSEAQGLEPALDMAIVCGGIDIQRRDHRALQTLLRRTCIRGGAIGAVCTGTYVLAKAGLLDGYRATIHWENQASLASEHDGLEIGSDLFEIDRNRFTCAGGTAAADMMLSLIVRDHGADIAADVADQLIHHRIRESGERQRMDLRMRLGVAHPKLLHVVGLMEKTFAEPLGSQDLAESVHLSKRQLERLFLKYLGRSPAKHYLRIRLEHARHLIRQTAMPLLSIAIECGFTSASHFSKSYVDHFGRPPSSERKM, via the coding sequence ATGGATCGGGTGATAACGGCAGGCGTGACCGGCACCGTGGCGGCGGGCAGCGCCGCCGTGACCGACGAGGTCACCTGCGTCGGGTTCATGCTCGTCGAGAACTTCTCGATGATCGCGTTCTCGTCGGCGATCGAGCCGCTGCGCCTCGCCAACCGCGCGGCGCGGCGCGACCTCTACCGCTACTCGCTGTGGTCGGAGAACGGCACGCGCTGCACCGCCTCCAACGGCGTCGAGGTCCAGGTGGCGGGCAGCTTCAGCGAGGCGCAAGGCCTCGAGCCCGCCCTCGACATGGCGATCGTCTGTGGCGGCATCGACATCCAGCGCCGGGATCATCGCGCCTTGCAGACTCTGCTGCGGCGGACCTGCATCCGCGGCGGCGCGATCGGTGCGGTCTGTACCGGCACCTACGTGCTGGCCAAGGCCGGCCTCCTCGACGGCTACCGGGCGACGATCCACTGGGAGAACCAGGCGAGCCTCGCCTCCGAGCATGACGGGCTCGAGATCGGGTCCGACCTGTTCGAGATCGACCGCAACCGCTTCACCTGCGCGGGCGGGACAGCTGCGGCCGACATGATGCTGTCCCTGATCGTACGCGACCACGGGGCCGACATCGCCGCCGACGTCGCCGACCAGCTCATCCACCACCGCATCCGCGAATCGGGCGAGCGCCAGCGGATGGACCTTCGGATGCGCCTCGGCGTGGCGCATCCGAAGCTCCTGCACGTCGTCGGCCTGATGGAGAAGACCTTTGCCGAGCCGCTCGGCAGCCAGGACCTGGCCGAGTCGGTCCACCTCTCGAAGCGGCAGCTCGAACGGCTGTTCCTGAAGTATCTCGGCCGCTCACCGGCCAAGCACTATCTGCGCATCCGCCTGGAACACGCTCGCCACCTGATCCGCCAGACCGCGATGCCGCTTTTATCGATCGCGATCGAGTGCGGCTTCACCTCGGCCTCGCACTTCTCGAAATCCTACGTCGACCATTTCGGCCGGCCGCCGAGCAGCGAGCGGAAGATGTGA
- a CDS encoding sarcosine oxidase subunit gamma, with protein sequence MLEALYRTARALPLGCAPASDPARSGIVIKPAGAEARFVLRVRDASASAAGLSLDGPINSLRGNDRRWIARLGPDEWLIGSDEAEADHLPSAIAADLGERAHAIVDVSHRNVGIDVSGPLAAAVLNAGCPLDLGDAAFPPGSATRTLFGKAEIVLIRHDGAAPRYRVECWRSFAVYVHGLLAEASLGVGDTARR encoded by the coding sequence ATGCTTGAGGCTCTGTACCGCACCGCCCGCGCGCTCCCCCTCGGCTGCGCGCCGGCCTCCGATCCGGCCCGCTCCGGGATCGTCATCAAGCCCGCCGGGGCCGAGGCGCGCTTCGTGCTCCGGGTCCGTGACGCCAGCGCCTCGGCGGCGGGCTTGAGCCTCGACGGGCCGATCAACTCGCTGCGGGGCAACGACCGGCGCTGGATCGCCCGCCTCGGGCCCGACGAGTGGCTGATCGGCAGCGACGAAGCGGAAGCCGACCACCTGCCTTCGGCCATCGCGGCCGATCTCGGCGAGCGGGCGCACGCGATCGTCGACGTCTCGCACCGCAATGTCGGCATCGACGTGAGCGGCCCGTTGGCGGCGGCCGTTCTCAACGCCGGCTGCCCGCTCGATCTCGGCGACGCGGCCTTTCCGCCGGGCTCCGCCACCCGCACCCTGTTCGGCAAGGCGGAGATCGTCCTGATCCGTCATGACGGCGCGGCGCCGCGCTACCGGGTCGAGTGCTGGCGCTCGTTCGCCGTTTACGTCCACGGCCTCCTCGCCGAGGCCTCCCTCGGGGTCGGCGATACGGCCCGGCGATGA
- a CDS encoding glycine betaine ABC transporter substrate-binding protein — MRATALGVILCLAFAQTPAEAAGKQVRIAYVEWSDAVVATNILKQVLEEKGFDVKAIPLAAAAMWQAVATGDADASVAAWLPLTQAAYYEKLKNRIDLIGPNVTGAKIGWAVPAYSKLTSIEDLKTQSAAVEGKVIGIDPGAGVMKTSEAAIKAYGLPVKLVDGSDATMTSALKDAIRQKKDIVVTAWTPHWMFARYELKYLADPKKAFGDDETVNTLARKGLSEDMPEVYGILKKFKLNIKDEEAMMAENEEKGAKPSETAAKWIKANRATVDGWVK; from the coding sequence ATGCGCGCGACAGCTCTCGGCGTCATCCTCTGCCTCGCCTTCGCCCAGACTCCGGCCGAGGCGGCCGGCAAGCAGGTGCGGATCGCCTATGTCGAGTGGAGCGATGCGGTGGTGGCGACCAACATCCTCAAGCAGGTGCTGGAGGAGAAGGGCTTTGATGTGAAGGCGATCCCGCTCGCCGCGGCGGCGATGTGGCAGGCGGTGGCGACGGGCGACGCCGATGCGAGCGTCGCGGCCTGGCTGCCGCTGACCCAGGCCGCCTATTACGAGAAGCTGAAGAACCGCATCGATCTGATCGGCCCGAACGTCACCGGCGCCAAGATCGGCTGGGCCGTGCCGGCCTATTCGAAGCTCACCTCGATCGAGGACCTGAAGACCCAGTCGGCCGCTGTCGAGGGCAAGGTGATCGGCATCGATCCCGGCGCCGGCGTGATGAAGACCTCGGAAGCGGCGATCAAGGCCTACGGCCTTCCGGTCAAGCTCGTCGACGGCAGCGACGCCACGATGACCAGCGCCCTCAAGGACGCGATCCGCCAGAAGAAGGACATCGTCGTCACCGCCTGGACGCCGCACTGGATGTTCGCGCGCTACGAACTGAAGTATCTCGCCGATCCGAAGAAGGCCTTCGGCGACGACGAGACCGTGAACACGCTGGCCCGCAAGGGATTGAGCGAGGACATGCCGGAGGTCTACGGCATCCTCAAGAAGTTCAAGCTGAACATCAAGGACGAGGAAGCCATGATGGCGGAGAACGAGGAGAAGGGCGCCAAGCCCTCCGAGACCGCCGCCAAGTGGATCAAGGCCAACCGCGCCACGGTGGATGGCTGGGTGAAGTAA
- a CDS encoding prolyl-tRNA synthetase associated domain-containing protein: protein MPLTPDDLLVRLRERGIAYTLFEHPPVLTVEAMMAVCGDIAGAHTKNLFLRDNKKTYFLVTLHHDAAIDLKAFRSVLGAKGGLSFASADALREQLGVESGAVSPLAALNAAPGGVKVFLQDSLLDEVRINVHPLVSTRTLNLVPGDLVTALRDEGHEVTPFALPEARADGA from the coding sequence ATGCCCCTGACTCCCGACGATCTCCTGGTCCGGCTGCGCGAGCGCGGCATCGCCTACACGCTGTTCGAGCATCCGCCGGTTCTGACGGTCGAGGCGATGATGGCGGTCTGCGGCGACATTGCCGGCGCCCATACCAAGAATCTTTTCCTGCGCGACAACAAGAAGACCTACTTCCTGGTCACGCTCCACCACGACGCGGCCATCGACCTCAAGGCGTTCCGGTCGGTGCTGGGCGCGAAGGGCGGGCTGTCCTTCGCCAGTGCCGACGCGTTGCGCGAGCAGCTCGGCGTCGAGAGCGGCGCGGTCTCGCCGCTCGCCGCCCTCAACGCAGCGCCGGGCGGCGTGAAAGTCTTCCTCCAGGACAGCCTGCTCGACGAGGTGCGAATCAACGTCCACCCGCTCGTGAGCACCCGGACCCTCAACCTGGTCCCGGGCGACCTGGTGACCGCGCTGCGGGACGAGGGGCACGAGGTGACGCCGTTCGCCCTGCCGGAGGCGCGCGCCGACGGTGCGTGA
- a CDS encoding sarcosine oxidase subunit beta family protein: MRRFSLSSLLTESLKGHRGWGRQWRDPQPKPAYDVVIVGGGGHGLATAYYLATVHGITNVAVLEKGWIGGGNTGRNTTIIRSNYLYDESAALYEHALKLWEGLSQELNYNVMFSQRGVLMLAHNLHDVQSFKRHVYANRLNGIDNEWLTKEECKEFCPPIDISGSLRYPVLGGALQRRAGTARHDAVAWGYARGADARGVDIIQNCEVKGIRRDASGAAIGVETTRGYIGAKRIGVVAAGHTSTVMAMADVRMPLESYPLQALVSEPVKPIFPCVVMSNAVHAYISQSDKGELVIGAGTDQYTSYSQQGGLHITTHTLDAICEVFPQFTRMRMLRSWGGIVDVTPDRSPIIGTTPVENLFVNCGWGTGGFKATPGSGHVFAHTLAAGKPHAINAPFTLDRFRTGRLIDEAAAAAVAH; this comes from the coding sequence ATGCGCCGATTTTCCCTCTCGTCGCTGCTCACGGAATCCCTCAAGGGGCACCGGGGCTGGGGCCGCCAGTGGCGGGACCCGCAGCCGAAACCCGCCTACGACGTCGTCATCGTCGGCGGCGGCGGCCACGGCCTCGCCACCGCCTATTACCTCGCCACCGTGCACGGCATCACCAATGTCGCGGTGCTGGAGAAGGGCTGGATCGGCGGCGGCAATACCGGCCGCAACACCACGATCATCCGCTCGAACTACCTCTACGACGAGAGCGCCGCGCTCTACGAGCACGCGCTGAAGCTCTGGGAGGGCCTGTCCCAGGAGTTGAACTACAACGTCATGTTCTCGCAGCGCGGCGTGCTGATGCTCGCCCACAACCTGCACGACGTTCAGAGCTTCAAGCGCCACGTCTATGCCAACCGGCTCAACGGCATCGACAACGAGTGGCTGACGAAGGAAGAGTGCAAGGAATTCTGTCCGCCGATCGACATCTCGGGCAGCCTTCGCTACCCGGTCCTCGGCGGCGCGCTCCAGCGCCGGGCCGGCACCGCCCGCCACGACGCGGTGGCCTGGGGCTATGCCCGCGGGGCGGATGCCCGCGGCGTCGACATCATCCAGAACTGCGAGGTGAAGGGCATCCGCCGCGACGCCTCCGGCGCCGCGATCGGCGTCGAGACGACGCGGGGCTATATCGGCGCCAAGCGCATCGGCGTGGTCGCCGCCGGCCACACCTCGACCGTGATGGCGATGGCCGACGTGCGGATGCCGCTCGAGAGCTACCCGCTCCAGGCGCTGGTGTCGGAGCCGGTCAAGCCGATCTTCCCCTGCGTGGTGATGTCGAACGCCGTCCACGCCTACATCTCGCAATCGGACAAGGGCGAGCTGGTGATCGGGGCGGGCACCGACCAGTACACCTCCTACAGCCAGCAGGGCGGCCTGCACATCACCACCCACACGCTGGATGCGATCTGCGAGGTGTTTCCGCAATTCACCCGGATGCGGATGCTGCGCTCCTGGGGCGGCATCGTCGACGTGACGCCCGACCGCTCGCCGATCATCGGCACGACCCCGGTCGAGAACCTGTTCGTCAATTGCGGCTGGGGCACCGGCGGCTTCAAGGCGACGCCCGGCTCGGGCCACGTCTTCGCCCATACGCTGGCCGCCGGCAAGCCGCACGCGATCAACGCGCCCTTCACCCTCGACCGGTTCCGCACCGGTCGCCTCATCGACGAGGCGGCAGCCGCCGCCGTCGCGCACTGA
- a CDS encoding sarcosine oxidase subunit delta: MLLIACPYCGNRPETEFRCGGQAHIARPTDPGTLSDAQWAEHLFVRSNPRGVHAERWNHVHGCGRWFNARRDTVSDRFIETYKMGETPASTEATSTQAEARA, translated from the coding sequence ATGCTGCTGATCGCCTGCCCTTATTGCGGCAACCGCCCGGAGACCGAGTTCCGCTGCGGCGGACAGGCCCATATCGCCCGGCCCACCGATCCGGGCACGCTCTCCGACGCGCAATGGGCCGAGCACCTGTTCGTGCGGTCCAACCCGCGCGGGGTGCATGCCGAGCGCTGGAACCACGTCCATGGCTGCGGCCGCTGGTTCAACGCGCGGCGCGACACCGTGAGCGACCGCTTCATCGAGACCTACAAGATGGGCGAGACGCCCGCATCCACCGAAGCGACTTCCACCCAGGCAGAGGCGAGGGCGTGA
- a CDS encoding electron transfer flavoprotein subunit beta, with protein MRIAVLLSAGRHPVSGVVVLPRLEAQAIRIATGLAQACGVRDGLEAPYGLHAGPDAAAIADALGQGLARIEHIALGEDADPVPALAIRLAATAPDLVLAGRRGQGGGESGILPYALAALLDRPLIPDVVSVAPGEEAGTLRLNQSLGRGALRRVVVRGPVVATVHPDAPPPLAYAFGQARRGAIEPLGTIDPAAADTPVPAVAREERPYRRRPKLVKGAPTGGSAAERLKAATGESGSAASGRLLVDPDPDEAAREILAYLRGIGVVAPARSPRG; from the coding sequence GTGAGGATCGCCGTGCTTCTCTCCGCCGGCCGCCACCCGGTCTCCGGCGTAGTCGTGCTGCCGCGGCTCGAGGCGCAGGCGATCCGGATCGCGACCGGGCTCGCTCAGGCCTGCGGAGTGCGTGACGGGCTCGAAGCTCCTTACGGCCTCCATGCCGGGCCGGACGCCGCGGCCATCGCCGACGCCCTCGGCCAGGGCCTCGCGCGCATCGAGCACATCGCGCTCGGCGAGGACGCCGATCCGGTGCCGGCGCTCGCCATCCGGCTCGCCGCCACGGCGCCCGACCTCGTGCTCGCCGGCCGGCGCGGCCAGGGCGGCGGCGAGAGCGGGATCCTTCCCTACGCGCTGGCAGCCTTGCTCGACCGGCCGCTGATCCCCGACGTGGTCTCGGTTGCGCCGGGCGAGGAGGCCGGCACCCTGCGCCTCAACCAGAGCCTCGGCCGCGGCGCCTTGCGGCGCGTCGTGGTGCGCGGCCCCGTGGTGGCGACGGTGCATCCCGACGCCCCGCCCCCCCTCGCCTACGCCTTCGGCCAGGCGCGGCGCGGAGCGATCGAGCCGCTCGGAACAATCGATCCGGCCGCCGCCGACACACCGGTGCCGGCCGTCGCGAGGGAGGAGCGGCCCTACCGCCGCCGCCCCAAGCTGGTGAAGGGCGCCCCCACCGGCGGCTCGGCCGCCGAGCGCCTGAAGGCGGCGACGGGTGAGTCCGGATCGGCCGCGAGCGGCCGCCTCCTCGTCGATCCCGACCCGGACGAGGCGGCACGGGAGATTTTGGCCTATCTGCGCGGGATCGGCGTCGTGGCCCCCGCCCGCTCTCCGCGCGGCTGA